TAGCAATGCCCAGCCAGCCCTATGATAGGAGCAAGCAAAATACATCCTGGGTGCCAGGCATGTCATCAAGGGATCCCCTGAATGCTCCACAGCAATTTGGAAACAGGAGCCACGTCATTTTGGTAGAGACTGTAACCTGTACCTGCCAGGTACCTGCCAGAGGCTGGCAATCCCCTCAGCACCACAAAGCAGAGCGCCCGGCTGCAGACAGCTTTCTCATCACACACTGACTCCCTACTGCAAGAAACACAGGCTAGCCACTAAAGCAGTCAGTCACTAATACATGATTAAATCCCAGCTTCATTTGCTGTTAAGCTGCTCCGGTGCATGCCCAGCCCGTTCCCCAGAGGGGCCCGACCCGCCGGCCTGCCGCGGACCACCCTACTGGGCACGCAGGCTCAACGCGCGCTCCTAGCGCGGGAACAGCCTCCGGGAAGGGAAAGGGGtagaaaagactttttaaagaagttagAAAACCCCCACCCTATCTCGCAGTTCTGTCAAGGGCAAGCCCCCACCCCTACCCCGCGGGTCCCACAGGACCTCCAGGCCACCACCAACCCCTCGGCGCTCCCCCGCCTTCTCCGGCGCGCATGCGTGGTCAGGGCGGCAGAGCCCGGGTCGCGGCGGGGAGCGCGCAGCCCCTCCCCCACGCACATGTCCTTACTTTTGTCCCCCACCTCCCCGACAGCGCGAGCGGCCAGTAACGGCCCGGACGGGAGACAGGGCGGCGCgcgcccccggccgccccgTCCTCAGCCTCCCCAACGGCCGCCGAGCGCCACCTCCACCCCACGCGCCCGGGCCGCTGGAGCGCTGTGCGGCCGGTCCCCCATCCGCCACTGACCCAGGTAGAGCACGACGGGGATGAAGCCCCAGCGGATGGCGAACTGGCCGCCCTTGAAGAGCTGCTGTAGCCGCTGCTTGGCCTCCTTGCTAAGCTTCGGCATTCCGGCGgcgggggagagaggaggagccCAGCCGCCCCTGCTACGCTGCGCCAACGGCGGTGGGCGGGACCCCATcacgccgccgccgcgctgcggGGAGAAGACACTCCCTCGGCGGCGGCTGCAGCGGCGTGGGGCGGGCTTTCCCCAAGAAGGGCGAGGAAATGGCGGCCGCGGGGCTCCTTCCGCTCGTCGTCACCCCCGGGCATGCGCAGCGCGGCGGCTCGTTGCCGCTCCGCCCCGCAGCCCGGAAGCGCTTGTCGCGCGGTGTCGTGTCAGCCCCGCAAGGCGAGGGTGAGGGACCGAGGGCACCCGCCAGAGTCGGGGTGTTTGTTCGAGGGTGAGGGGGTTACAAAAGCTGTGGGCCTTCTTCGTCTGCCTGTAGGTCCTGGttaattgtttgttttttcccgGAGCTCTCAAGGTACGCGCACGCTTTGCACGCCGCCTCTGGAGGCTGGGAAGTGCCTCTTGGTAAGTTAGAGATGGAGTGATAAGAAAAATGCGTCTGGGTGACATTGGAAATGCCTCTCCATCTTTGATACCAGACTGCGCGATGTGCTCGCTCAATGGAAACGCGGAGTTCTGGGAGTGAAAGCTTCACCAGAAATACGGGAAGAGGCGCTCTGGTTTTAGACCTGATATCTAAAAAATGCCACTACAGTGCTTAGGGCTTGTTGCCCTTACAAACTCAGATCCCAGATAAGTGCTGAGGCACTGTCTTTTCTGACTAATAAATGAGTGGTCTCTGCAAGAACCCATTGCAGTGCCCTAACCACCAAGCTATTGTCTGTTTGACACCACTACTTATGAGACATCTTGTTGCATGATGTCTGTGCCATTGACTCAGCCAGTTATGTCATATCTATAGCATGTTTTCACTCTTTCTCAGGTAGTCTACTGCCTTTTGCTGTAATGCCAGATCCAGGTCTTCAGGTTCCTAGTATTACAAATGCGGCTGCAGTATTTAACATTGGCAGTCTATGTCATGTCTGCTAACTGTATCAAACTCCTGTCATAGTTTGAAGGGAATTTAATTGCATATGGAAACTCTGAAAAAAGTTCTTAGAAATCACTCCTTGTGACAGTGCAGAAATCTCAGTTTTGTTCATAATCATGATTTACTGACCAGACACAGTTGAAGTTCTGCGTGTTACATATTGGTTTGCCTAAGGCAATTACTTGAAGTTCTGCAGCCATTTTGTCGCATTAAGAATAACAACAGGTCAGTGCTTTTAGATCCAAAAAAGAATCCAGAGCTATAATAAATATCACTTATACAAATACCTCATTTCCTCTTCCAGTGTGTGGATGTCTGCTCTGCCATTCCGAGATAGTCAAAATGTGAGCTTATAGCttgtttcttgctttgcagGTGCAGATAGGTAGCAAGCTGCAAGCCACGTGAAGGTTTCTGGCAGCCCACAGCTTGCTTTTGCCACGGTCTACCAATAATCAAAATGTGGGGGATAAAAGAGTATTTTGGTGATGTGGTGGCACAAACGTGCTGTCATGTTACAGAACGCACAAACAGCCTTTCCTCACGTAAACCAGTCCATACGCACTGTGCTTTCACATGCATTAGACACGTTGATGGGATACATCAGTATTTCTAGTCATGTGACTGGCACATATCTAACGATATCTAACAAGTAAAGCTAAGGCTTAGAGTTCGTGAGTCTCTTTATAAACTGAATAGCTGATCCCTAAAGAAGGGTTAGGCAGCAGTGCTGTAGTTTATCAGCAGATGAACATCGGCGTGAAGCTTGGACTGTGAGCCTACACCTTCCCCAGAAGAATATCCCTTCATGGCAAATGGCATATGACATGATCATatgtcatattttatttatacattctCAGCCATTAGAGGCAACATAATGTGCTCCAAATAATGTGACATAATAATGGAAGCACACATTGTGTGCAGTTGACTTTGTAAGAGTTACTTTTGCTTGGTGAAGTTTTCACACAATCAGTTTTGTCTTATCCCACTCTTTCTGCAGCAGGTAAGCTGCTGGGATAGGTAGAAAAATACTAGCTAGATATCttcatttcac
This Gavia stellata isolate bGavSte3 chromosome 6, bGavSte3.hap2, whole genome shotgun sequence DNA region includes the following protein-coding sequences:
- the TOMM7 gene encoding mitochondrial import receptor subunit TOM7 homolog, producing the protein MGSRPPPLAQRSRGGWAPPLSPAAGMPKLSKEAKQRLQQLFKGGQFAIRWGFIPVVLYLGFKRGADPGMPEPTIWSLLWG